A window of Amia ocellicauda isolate fAmiCal2 chromosome 20, fAmiCal2.hap1, whole genome shotgun sequence genomic DNA:
TGCTTATTCAGAATTTGAAACCTTCCGCAAATTCATGCAGTTTAAACCTTCCACAATTCTACATGGCTTTTATGGTTTAATTGATAATATTgtagaaaaaatagaaaacatattGTATGATATACAGAATCAGCATACACTTAATAATATAAAGCACATTATAAACAGATGTTACAAATCACATTATTAGCTTACTATAGTAAATCCAGACAACTAAAATGAAAGCTTAATCTATGTACAGACATGAATGTGGTTATTGACCAAACAGTGTAGAATTTGTTTCCTCAGCTCCTTCCTAAGCAAAGTAGGCCATAAGCCATACCATTATCAAGTATTTCAGCATATGTTCAGGGTTACCTACCATTTAAACAGCTCATTCGTGGATGAATTGGTCAATAACTTAATTCTCAGTCTGTTATACAAATCAGAATTCTGTGCAATAATGGGCCAAGAATTGCCTTCACAGAGTGGGTCACAATGATAGTGGAAAAAATCATTACAGCACAGGGAGTATGGTAGATCCCTGGATACATCATTAAGTCTTATTCTCTGAGGCTTGTAAACTCAACCCAGTGCTGAGAACAAATGTTATGTGAACTTTTTCATTGCATGGAGCTTTATATAAGCAATGCTCAAGAAGATGATGGTCATACAGGCCAAAGCAACAATGTTGTCCCACATCGCCCAGTTATCATAGCCAATCCCCTGTCCACAGAGATGAGCTTCACCATAACACCTGTCGAGAAAATACAGCTGAATTAAGCCTAAAGAATTGTAGTAAAAACATGCAGCTCATTTAAACCAGATAACTATATAACCAGAGATAAAACACCTTACTGTAATTAGGCCTTATTGACACTCCTTCCAACTCAATAAATTTCTGTTAAATAGCCTCTGGTTTAAAGGTGTAGAAGGACAAATATATGAATGCTTATTTTCTAGCTGGGAAgatttgggatgtgtgtgttatttactAATTCTATGATAAAATACATaagcacaataaaataaaaataattcagaaataCTCACAATGCTCCATATGCTTGTGTGTTGCTTGAGCAGTTGGCCATTGCAGACTCAAAGCTTGtactttgatttgatttatctGCACAGAAATATAAGCCTCTGAACTCATTTACTTGCAGTGCCTGTAAAAAAAGAGAATAGTTGAGACCCCAAGACAGGTATTGTcctttcagaaataaaatagcATGTAACTAGAGATGAGAGAGGTTTGTTTCATAGTGATTGGTTCAATCAGTATGCTTTGTTCATAGAACATTAATATTTGCTTCAAAAGTATTACTTTATATCctgtaaagcaaaacaaaatccttAATCCTCTTACTGTCAGTCCGTATCTTGGTATGCTGAAGTATTTGAGCCAGTTGATCCAACTCATGACAGAGGTCAGGTTCACCAGCAAGCCAGAGAAGATCTATAAAGTATGTACAAATGACATTGACATTTCAGCTTCCCTTCATTAATACACTTAAGAAATACTAAATTACTTAAAATGCTGCAATATACCAtggatgcttaaaaatgttatgAGAACTGACTGACCCATAGCCTTGCAGGTTAGCATTCTGGATATTGACAAAAGTCTGCAcctttttcaaatgtttcataTTTCTATAGAAAGAATGGTAGTGCAGCCTTCCTGTATaagtaataaaattaaaacctactgtattaatttattaatatcaCTGAAGTTACAGCAGATGTCCTGTCTGTTTTTACATGATGTCATGGCTTCAAAACATGTATGAAACGATACATCATACTCAGGGCACCATATACGGTATGCCACGCCTCTGACATATTTTGGAATACTGAAGGTGTTGAATCTTTGTTTTTATACTCACAATCATGAAAACAAAGCACACTGTGATGATAAGATTTGCTATGGCAGCAACATCCATTCCAGCGCTGATTGCAAGAGCCATTGATGTCGATGTGTAGGATACCATAATCACCGTGaacatgaagaagaagaaattacCAGGATGTCTTTGGAAGCCTGCAAAGTATTAACAttgaaattatacatttattgaataaaaacatttaaatatttttgagAGGCATCACAACATTACAGCAAAACAAAGACTGCAAACAGCATCCATCACTCTGCGTCCCATTACAGTGCATTGGCAATGTCCTATAAAGATCATCCCTGTCACAGCACATTGACCCAGTTAAGACCCAACAAGTGCATTTACTCTATACTGAATCATAATTAAATCCTTTGCTTTAGCCAGCCCGTCATGCTGCAGGAGGGATATAGTTCAGAAACTCACTGTCGACCTCAACTAGAGGGCAGTCGGAGCAAAGACAATAAAACCATTACTGTTAAAAGAGAAGCATGTGAGGGCTTGCATACCTTACATAACCCTCAGACTATTGTTCTCTTCTTTGGGAAAGGCATCTTTTCAATGTTTCAATAAAGGACACCAGGCAAAATCATTGTTCATTACTTTATATGAATAatctttaaatgaatacaaattcaACATCTTTTAATTGTCATAGCCAAATACACGTGCTTGTAGCAGCTGCATAATtattcaacaacaaaacaatgttgTTTACCCCAGAAattacctttttaattttgggaaagaaaaaagataatTATAGTTTAACTAACAATATAGAACCCTGCATATATTTGGcttccatttctttctttcagtcTCATACACTTGTGGTGAATATAGTGGGTGATTAGTGGCAGACTATAAACTAGCATAATACGGATGAAGAAATACAATCAGATTCAACAGCTGGATACTTGTAGGAGCCTTTAAGGGCAGACTATCCAAATTTAGGAAATAATGAGAGTGACAGCGATGATTGATGTCAAAGGTCTACCAGCACAGACGTTAAAATGGGAGGATTACCCAATCACAGCCCGTGACTATACGAATATCTCGGACAGCTTGACCTTTGAACTGGGTAAATAAATGGCAATATGGCGGTGCACTCGAGTGTTATTTGACCCAAAAAGTTGACAAAGAAACTTGAACCATTGGGTTATGCATGCTTTGTTGACAATACCAGCATGATCAAAAGTAATAATTCAATCTAGGTAAAATGTCTAGCACCTTGTTGTTTTTGACTACAGGTACCCTTTAATATAACAGTGTCATTTTCCTTAAAATCTAAAATTTTCACTTGTAAAATTATAATGAAATTCAATAAGAGTAAGCAACAATACTAGAGAAACGTCCCTAACATACAAGATCATATTAAACTCTAACCAGTTAGGCACTCACCTATCATCCAGTATGTTATTAATGAGAAAACAATTCCAGGCATAGTCCGCATTGGAATCAGGTCTCCTAGTAGTATTGAAAAGAAATAGGCCGATAGCCTATAGTATCCACTGGTGTACTGGTGACTAgggtttaaaataatacaaaacggGGAAATTAAGacttaaatataattctgtatAGTGTGGTAATAAAATTGTCATTAAACCACATTTAAAGTCACACATACGACACATAGCATACTTCACCTTCACCTGCATAATATCAGTTatcacaatgaaaacatgtagttTTTACTTTACTTACATGAACAATTTCTTATCTTTAATGAAAAGTTCAATTGCTGAAACACTGCCGAAAGCCTGATTCGTGGTTATAAAGAATAGGGAGCCCACTCTGAAACGGATGATAAATATTTCAGAACATCATAATGTACAAGTTCTTTAGAACAACAAgtgttatacattattatttgttcAGCATCTGAAAGTAAAAGGACAAAGCATTTTGATTTTAAAGTTAAACTAAGCTGTTCCACAACAAAGAGCGTTTAGATTAGCTTTTAAAACAGCTTTTAAGTTATTTGGATACTAAAATTTCAAAGTTAGTGGCATGTGATGTGATATTTGCATTAGTATTACACCTTATGCAGTGAGCAGTATTCTTTCAGCTGAGTTAAGGAGATCACCAGTCAAACATGTTGCAGCACAGCCCAGGCCAATCTTGATTTCCCTTTCATACAATAGCTTATGTGTTCAAGTCAGTTCAAgtattaaaaaagcaaaataagcAAAGAGAGAAGCTCAGGCAAGTCTGCAAGGAGAGTGAACAGGAAGGTTATCTGGTTGAGCTTGTAGTTtggttgtattttaatttagtatGAGGAGAAAAAGGTCACAAACATTCCTAACCACAAGGTGTCATACATTTTCTGATTGCACAGTAATGTTGTCTGTAACTTTCATAGGGTTCTCTCGAACTTCAATACATATGAAGTGCAATTGTATTAATGTAcatgaaaatatacagtatatatgtgaACAAACTCACTTCATTTTACTTATTTGattctgtgtattttgttatttagtgTTAACGGTGCAGACTActgtggggagagaggggggtgcACAGTTAAAAGTGTACCTGTTCTGAATTCCAGTGTTGTCTAGTTTGACTCCAAAGAAGATTGCACCAACGATTAGACCCAAAACAACGCTTACTAAAATCtgtagaaaaacagaaaatcatTAATTTTATGGaattacaattacacacaattcTGATACATGAAGATTAGAGAATAAAAGGTGGTTTTACACATTAGAGGAACATGGAAATAAGCAGAGGTTTGCTAAATTGACTGGTTGCAGACCTAATCACCTGGAAAGTTGAAATTCATTAAACAAACACCAAAATAATGTTTCTTGGATGTAACTTATGTAAAATAACTGAATCACCTGCAGCAATTTACAGCCCACGAACTTTAGATTCACACATCCTGGACTGCTGTGGAGTTCATACCTGCGCAACTGAAGCCTGAGGGTTCCGAATGAGGTTCTTAAAGGAGCGCTTGGTCACCCAGTAAAGCTGGGTAAAGAACGAGGTGGCATAAGTGATCGactccatcctcctcttttttttttttttcattcctctGTTGGCTTCAATCTTATTCAATGCATCTTGTACAGACTGAAATTGGGTTGAGTCCAGGTATTCCTTATTGAGTGTATCCACCACACTTTTATCAGCTGCTACAGGATCCTGAGGATTCACAGTTTCCAAGATGCCATCCTTTGTCCTTTCTACTAGTGAAAATGAATATTAAATTATGAATTATAAGTTAaggtaataattataataattttattttgaacaaaGAATCATTCATACGTCTTGCGTTAAAGTGCATTTATCTACTATAAACTTGAAACTCTAAACTCTAAATGTGATGCTTTTTTTAACATGTCACACTAATACCTATGAATTGTATGCATTCATGGATTTCAAAGCATAAGGAAAATCATAATGGTAATGGAAGGAACAGTACAACTTTATTCAGCCATTTAATAGAAGGACCCTAGGCAGCCTTACACCTTTAACATGTAACAAGAGCCCTACAGGTTACTTGAGTTAATAGAAGGGATTCATTTAATCTGTCACTAGTGTTCTGAGTATGGCAAGATTCTTTGAAATCAGGCTACTGACATGCTTTCAAACATTTGTCAAGCCCCTGTGATTACATGGTTACAAGCATTGGTTTGAAAAACAGCTGCATtcagtgtttaaaaaatatttaatcaggACTTTTGCACACTACCATTTTCCTGGTCATGTGTGGAAGTGATTTCTTTGCTTGCTGCCACTGCTGTTGAATCCCCATTAATCACATCCAGAAAGAAATCAGCTGGATTATTGTACGATTCACACTCGTAACCTGAAAGAGAGGGTACACTATTTACTATGTCAAAAAGTATTCACATTTTAGTAGGCCAGAATAAACATAGATTCAATGAAAGCTGTAGGTCTAAGTTTATGCTTACCAATTGAACTGAAATACGCAAGAGCAGACTTGGCAGGTCCATGGTACATCATTTTCCCAGCAGCCAGTAATGTCAGGCTATCAAACAGCTTAAATATTGAGTAGCGGGGCTGGTGAATGGACAATACAATTGTTCGCCCCTTTCTTGAGAGCCTGAAAGAGTCAATGATTACACAATTATAGCCTACAAGCAGGGCTGGAAATTAAGGTTGCCTGCTTGCGTATTTTGAAAGCAGGGCGAGtgacaaattgtatttttgtatttgtattttgtttcatactGAACTAATGAAGCACTCGCCTAGTCTTCGGTATTGGGGATCCTCAGCTTGTGAGCCGAGGTAACTTTAACGTGAGCTAAATCGTGAAAGATGCATCATTTTTTCCTGAGCCTCTCTAATCCATGCCAAAAGAAGACTAAAAATGACAAGACTCTAGTGGTGGGCGGTAGTACCGTTACCAATGATACCTAAACATATTATTACTACACAGCCCTTTATTAAAGGCAGTTGTACCTGCAGCAAACAGCACAAGACCATTGTGTTCAGTTGGTGCACCGCTAGCAGTTGCAGGACAAAAGCACTGCACAATTAGTGTTTGGCTTAAGTATACCTGAAAATTATGCAGTTGGAATGCAAACGatagtattaaaatacaccaaaaTGAAAGTGATGAAAATGTAGGAATGTCAAAGTGCTAGATGCAGCcagcttaaacaaaacaaaataagaaacaaaaacactaccACTAGTGAAACAACTGGAGCctttttgtaaattattatttctgtatttgtgaTTTGTGATTTTTGAGGGGAAACATTAACATAAACACAAGTGATAcaaattagtttttatttttgaatattgGACTTAATTATTTGTTAGTTCACTTAATTACATATTGTGCTGTTTGCTTTCTAAATTAGGGTATCAgcatagttatttattttgcaacctACAAAAAGATGTtatgatttattgtattaatggAATATGGTGTAAAATAATCATATGAGCaaaagtatttcaaaattaccaggaactcaatttgttttattatctgCTTAAGGTCAACTCAGTTGTGATCTGGGGGTATTCATAAACATTCGGGGCTGTAGCCCCCCTAAAACCTGAAGTCTAGCAACACCCCTGGCTATATAAGAGAACAGACAGTAAATAGCCTACTTGAGACCATTGCAGCTAGCTCCCACTAACAATGACCGAGACAATATGCAGGGAAAACGGAATACTGTATTCCATGTAAAGCAACCACAGAGACGAGTTTTCTCGTTGTACCATGtactttaaaatgtcatttttttggtGAGTAATGTTAATGTCTGGTCTGTCGGGGACAAGCTGCTTAATTACCAACTTGTCTTGTAATTGTAGTCAttcaaatgttgttgtttttttaaattaattctaaTCTGTTACACACAGAAAGTGCAGCTGCATTGATCACCACCTTTTCAGTCGGACTCACAAAAGAGAACTGTAGAGGGCTGCAGAATTGTGgagtgtgaggggcagagggCAGAACCTTTGGCTGCCCCTACGAGCCTCTGTTAGCCTCTATTTCCCTTTTTTGACCACAAGGTACCATAATAAACCTGCCTGCTGGAGTGTGGCACTGAGATCTCCTGCCCCAATATCATGCAATAGCTGGATTGAGATCGACTCCCTGAAATGGTGATTTTAACTCTGAAATAGACACTTGTTGTCTAATTTGATTCATTGATTGTACAGAAACTGGGTAAAACTTATTACAAAGTAAtgtatgatgtattgatgtgcaTAATGAGGCTCTGCCCCACCTGCCCATATGAATGAGCCATGCCTGCTGGAAAAGTTCTGTTCTAGACTTCTGTTTCTAGACTAAAATAGATACATTTGTTATAGGCTGTACCTTTTCAGCAGAATGAGCACTGCATTCGCTGTGCTGGCATCCAGGCCTGTGGTTGGCTCATCCAGGAATAAGACGGGGGGCTCCGTTATGAGCTCCATTCCAATGTTGGTTCGTTTCCGCTCTCCTCCAGAGACGCCTCGGATTAGTTCTGTGCCAACCTGAAGAAATCATTTCAGTATCCCGATTGTCAAGAAAGgccaaaaataaatgctttgatACAATCAGTATGGCAAACATTATAGATCAACAAATACTTAGATGTGGGTAAAGTATtagtatatttatttacttgtttattttttatttttgtaaaacatATAGCCAAGCTCTGGTTACACCCTGACTGTGTTCTTAAATAACAGTTATTGTCTTTTATGCATATTGCTGAACTTGAATTACAGAACTTGGCAAACTCATACAAGATTGTGGGAAGTGCTGATGTGTTATGGTCTTTATAAAAGAGACTGATGGATGTATACTCACTCTAGAGTCAGCCACTTTTGTCAGCCCGAGTTCAGAGATGACGTTTTCCACTCGCTCCTCCTTGTCCTTAAAGCTGATAGATGTAGGGAGCCGCAGCGCCGCCGAGAACAGCAGGTTTTCCCGGACGGTCAAGGTGCCCATGACAACGTCATCCTAATTGaggaaaccaaaaaaaatcagACAAGAAGGGCAGACTTTTGGGCTCATTACTCCCACTCGATTGTTAGTGGTATAGAAAGGAGAACTTAGACTTGTAAGATTCACCTACTTGGACAACATATCCTGAAATACACTTGAAGTTGGCAGGCTGTGGGGCTCCATCGATGAGGACATCACCAGACAGACCAGCAGGGTCCTTCCTCGCAGCCAGTACATCCAGCAGCCTGAAGCAGGAATA
This region includes:
- the LOC136715729 gene encoding broad substrate specificity ATP-binding cassette transporter ABCG2 isoform X2, translating into MVNPTTREDLQDISLPAVDLASKGKLELSPNSITMPIDTEEEPVFQRAVPNRESLRSPRGSVVSFHNIQYSVKISSGPPCKRTTIHKQILCKINGLMKPGLNAILGPTGGGKSSLLDVLAARKDPAGLSGDVLIDGAPQPANFKCISGYVVQDDVVMGTLTVRENLLFSAALRLPTSISFKDKEERVENVISELGLTKVADSRVGTELIRGVSGGERKRTNIGMELITEPPVLFLDEPTTGLDASTANAVLILLKRLSRKGRTIVLSIHQPRYSIFKLFDSLTLLAAGKMMYHGPAKSALAYFSSIGYECESYNNPADFFLDVINGDSTAVAASKEITSTHDQENERTKDGILETVNPQDPVAADKSVVDTLNKEYLDSTQFQSVQDALNKIEANRGMKKKKKRRMESITYATSFFTQLYWVTKRSFKNLIRNPQASVAQILVSVVLGLIVGAIFFGVKLDNTGIQNRVGSLFFITTNQAFGSVSAIELFIKDKKLFIHQYTSGYYRLSAYFFSILLGDLIPMRTMPGIVFSLITYWMIGFQRHPGNFFFFMFTVIMVSYTSTSMALAISAGMDVAAIANLIITVCFVFMIIFSGLLVNLTSVMSWINWLKYFSIPRYGLTALQVNEFRGLYFCADKSNQSTSFESAMANCSSNTQAYGALCYGEAHLCGQGIGYDNWAMWDNIVALACMTIIFLSIAYIKLHAMKKFT
- the LOC136715729 gene encoding broad substrate specificity ATP-binding cassette transporter ABCG2 isoform X1 codes for the protein MVNPTTREDLQDISLPAVDLASKGKLELSPNSITMPIDTEEEPVFQRAVPNRESLRSPRGSVVSFHNIQYSVKISSGPPCKRTTIHKQILCKINGLMKPGLNAILGPTGGGKSSLLDVLAARKDPAGLSGDVLIDGAPQPANFKCISGYVVQDDVVMGTLTVRENLLFSAALRLPTSISFKDKEERVENVISELGLTKVADSRVGTELIRGVSGGERKRTNIGMELITEPPVLFLDEPTTGLDASTANAVLILLKRLSRKGRTIVLSIHQPRYSIFKLFDSLTLLAAGKMMYHGPAKSALAYFSSIGYECESYNNPADFFLDVINGDSTAVAASKEITSTHDQENVERTKDGILETVNPQDPVAADKSVVDTLNKEYLDSTQFQSVQDALNKIEANRGMKKKKKRRMESITYATSFFTQLYWVTKRSFKNLIRNPQASVAQILVSVVLGLIVGAIFFGVKLDNTGIQNRVGSLFFITTNQAFGSVSAIELFIKDKKLFIHQYTSGYYRLSAYFFSILLGDLIPMRTMPGIVFSLITYWMIGFQRHPGNFFFFMFTVIMVSYTSTSMALAISAGMDVAAIANLIITVCFVFMIIFSGLLVNLTSVMSWINWLKYFSIPRYGLTALQVNEFRGLYFCADKSNQSTSFESAMANCSSNTQAYGALCYGEAHLCGQGIGYDNWAMWDNIVALACMTIIFLSIAYIKLHAMKKFT